A genomic segment from Glycine soja cultivar W05 chromosome 20, ASM419377v2, whole genome shotgun sequence encodes:
- the LOC114401275 gene encoding ABC transporter G family member 21-like has product MMPPEQETTIATNIPAITTRQETSSVHHESEGSNTNKIKPSLELDDNGIPPQQQTQPTTPPPPSRFSVLHQSLRPITLKFEDVSYTITFESQKKKGCVLRKESKLRRKVLTGVTGVANPGELTAMLGPSGSGKTTLLTALAGRLAGKVSGTITYNGHTDPTFVKRKVGFVPQEDVLYPHLTVLETLTYAALLRLPKSLSREEKKEHAEMVITELGLTRCRNSPVGGCMALFRGISGGERKRVSIGQEMLVNPSLLFVDEPTSGLDSTTAQLIVSVLRGLALAGRTVVTTIHQPSSRLYRMFDKVVVLSDGYPIYSGQAGRVMDYLGSVGYVPAFNFMNPADFLLDLANGVVADVKHDDQIDHHEDQASVKQSLMSSFKKNLYPALKEDIHQNNTDPSALISGTPRRCDNHWTSSWWEQFRVLLKRGLQERRHESFSGLRIFQVLSVSILSGLLWWHSDPSHVQDQVGLLFFFSIFWGFFPLFNAIFAFPLERPMLIKERSSGMYKLSSYYAARMVGDLPMELVLPTIFVTISYWMGGLNPSLVTFVLTLLIMLFNVLVSQGIGLALGAILMDVKQATSLASVTMLVFLLAGGYYIQQMPAFIAWLKYISFSHYCYKLLVGVQYSVNEVYECGQGLHCRVRDFPAIKCLELEDTMWGDVAALTVMLIGYRVVAYLALRMGQPH; this is encoded by the exons ATGATGCCCCCTGAGCAAGAAACAACTATTGCAACAAACATTCCAGCCATCACAACCCGACAAGAGACCAGCTCGGTCCACCATGAATCAGAGGGTTCAAACACTAACAAAATCAAACCAAGTTTAGAATTGGATGATAATGGCATTCCTCCGCAGCAACAGACTCAGCCaacaacaccaccaccaccatcaagaTTTTCCGTTCTTCACCAATCCTTACGCCCCATTACCCTCAAA TTTGAAGACGTATCCTACACTATAACCTTCGAAAGCCAAAAGAAGAAGGGTTGCGTCTTACGTAAAGAATCAAAGCTAAGAAGAAAAGTCCTCACCGGAGTGACTGGAGTAGCGAACCCCGGCGAGCTAACGGCAATGCTGGGTCCCTCCGGCAGCGGCAAGACGACCCTCTTAACCGCCCTGGCCGGAAGACTCGCCGGAAAAGTCTCCGGCACCATAACCTACAACGGCCACACCGACCCCACCTTCGTGAAACGCAAGGTAGGGTTCGTTCCCCAAGAGGACGTTCTCTACCCTCACCTCACAGTGTTGGAAACCCTAACCTACGCAGCGCTGTTGAGGCTTCCGAAGAGTTTGAgcagagaagagaagaaggagCACGCGGAGATGGTGATCACGGAGCTAGGGCTAACACGGTGTCGTAATAGTCCCGTTGGAGGGTGCATGGCTCTGTTCCGTGGCATTTCGGGTGGGGAACGGAAACGGGTCAGTATCGGGCAGGAGATGTTGGTCAACCCGAGTTTGTTGTTTGTTGATGAGCCCACCTCGGGCTTGGACTCCACCACGGCCCAACTTATTGTGTCGGTGCTCCGCGGGCTCGCCTTGGCGGGTCGAACCGTCGTCACCACCATCCACCAGCCCTCCAGCCGGTTGTATAGGATGTTTGATAAGGTGGTCGTGTTGTCGGATGGGTACCCAATTTATAGCGGGCAGGCGGGTCGGGTCATGGACTATCTCGGATCCGTCGGATATGTCCCAGCTTTCAACTTCATGAACCCAGCAGATTTCCTTCTTGACCTTGCTAATG GGGTAGTTGCTGATGTCAAACATGATGATCAGATAGACCACCATGAGGATCAAGCTTCAGTCAAACAATCCCTAATGTCATCTTTTAAGAAGAACTTATATCCTGCTCTTAAAGAAGACATTCACCAAAACAATACTGATCCGTCAGCTCTTATATCAGGAACACCTAGAC GCTGTGATAACCATTGGACCTCTAGCTGGTGGGAGCAATTCAGGGTGCTTCTTAAGAGGGGTTTACAAGAGAGGAGGCATGAATCTTTTTCTGGCTTAAGGATTTTCCAAGTCTTGTCTGTATCCATTCTCTCAGGACTTCTGTGGTGGCACTCTGATCCTTCACATGTACAAGATCAG GTTGgactccttttcttcttctccatcttcTGGGGATTCTTCCCTCTCTTCAATGCCATCTTTGCCTTCCCTCTGGAGAGGCCAATGCTAATAAAAGAAAGATCATCAGGGATGTACAAACTCTCCTCATACTATGCTGCTAGGATGGTGGGAGATTTACCAATGGAGCTAGTGCTTCCTACCATCTTTGTAACTATCTCCTATTGGATGGGTGGTCTCAATCCTTCATTGGTCACATTTGTGCTAACACTCTTGATCATGCTTTTCAATGTTCTAGTCTCTCAAGGCATAGGCCTAGCACTTGGGGCCATTCTCATGGATGTGAAGCAGGCCACATCACTAGCTTCAGTGACCATGCTGGTATTTCTCTTGGCTGGTGGATACTACATTCAGCAAATGCCGGCTTTTATAGCTTGGTTGAAGTACATTTCTTTCAGCCACTACTGCTATAAACTACTAGTAGGAGTCCAGTATTCAGTAAATGAGGTATACGAGTGTGGACAAGGGTTGCATTGTAGGGTAAGAGATTTTCCTGCCATAAAGTGTTTGGAGCTTGAGGATACTATGTGGGGAGATGTGGCTGCATTGACTGTAATGTTGATTGGATACAGAGTTGTGGCATATCTAGCCTTGAGGATGGGGCAGCCTCACTGA